Below is a window of Holophagales bacterium DNA.
CCTGATCCCATCCTATGAAACTCAGCGAAGCGCTGTCGATCCGCGCTGATCTCCAAAAACGAATGGCGCAAGTCCTCGAACGGGCGTGCAACTGTGCGACATACCAGGAGGGAACGAAGCCCCCGGAGGACGCAAACGTGCTCTATCGCGAGTACGGGGAGCTTGCCGCGCAATGTGAAGCTCTCGTGCAGCGCATCAATCAAACGAACTCCGCGACGCGCATCGAAGGAGCGAAAACGATCTCCGATGTCATTGCCGCGCGCGACACCTCCGCCTGCGCGCCGAAGCCGCACGTCGACTCGCGGACGCCGCGATTGATACGGCTCCACGTATCGGCCGTTCCGAGATCCGCACGATCACCAGTATCGACGTCCCGTCCCTCCGCGCGGAATTCGATGCGCTCATGAAGCAGCACCGCCTTCTCGATCACACCATCCAAGCCTCAAACTGGGAGACAGATCTTATCGATTGAAAGAGCGGGTAGCGCAATCGGCTGAGCGTGCGCACAGCAGCGACCGTCCTGCAACTGACGGACTCTGGTGCACCTGGCTCACGTGCAGTGGGTTCGAGTCCCACATTCACATCGAACGAGCAGCACCGTGACACGCGTATCGCGTAGCGAGCACAACGTACTTCCAGTGCACAGACAGCCGAATGCGTGAGGGTGGGTATGGGGATCTCCTGAACAACGGTCACTTGCGACCGCGCGTTCGTCTTCACGCTCTTGAGTCCAGGACCGCTTCCTGCTTCAATCGGAGCGCACCACGTCCTTTCCATTGCCACGTGAACATCTGGCCTTGAGCACCCCCGCTTGGGGCCAAAACCGGTTCCGCGACGAGCATTTCG
It encodes the following:
- a CDS encoding DIP1984 family protein translates to MKLSEALSIRADLQKRMAQVLERACNCATYQEGTKPPEDANVLYREYGELAAQCEALVQRINQTNSATRIEGAKTISDVIAARDTSACAPKPHVDSRTPRLIRLHVSAVPRSARSPVSTSRPSARNSMRS